Genomic window (candidate division WOR-3 bacterium):
CCGAATATTGAGTATTGTTGGTGTTTGAGATTTTGGTCAAATCAACTATGTTTAGAATTATCAACTTCTCAAGCACTTACTAATTAGATGCGTAGTCGTTCAGCGGTCTGCTTATAGATTCGGAAGTCTTCATCTTTTAAGAGCACAATTCGGACTAAGTCAATGCCGTGATTTTTTCTTAAGAAATCTTTGATTGCGGTTAAAGCGATTTCTGAGGCTTCGCGAATCGGATAACCGTAAATACCTGTGCTGATTGACGGAAAAGCAATACTTTTAATACCATTTTCCAAGGCTAATTTTAGACAATTGAGATAAGTGTTTCGTAAATCGATTGCATCTTTTTCCCGATAACGAAAGACCGGTCCGACTGTGTGTATGACATACTTTGCCTTGAGATTATAACCTTTAGTTAATTTTGCTTCAGTAGTTTTACAACCACCTAAATTTTTACATTCTTCGGCTAATTCCGGACCAGCTGCACGATGAATTGCACCGGAAACACCTCGGCCGGGTTCTAAATTAGGATTTGCCGAGTTAACTATCGCTTCAGTTGTTTGTTGCGTAATATCACCTAAAACAATTTCCAAAGTTGACTTATTTATCCATGACCGCACTGGTGCCATAGAAAAGAATATATCCAATTTTATAAAAAAATCAAGAGGTCAAAAAGATATGAAAAGATTCAAAAATTGCTTTTGTTTCAGAAAAATTTAATGACAAATTGTTATTTTTCCTACTCAACTTTATCTTTTCAGAGAAGAATTTAATATTGACAGATTAAAAAATTATTGACTTTATAGATTTTTTAGTTATAATTATTATATAGCCAGCATTTTCGAACTGAGTTTACTCAAAACTGAGCAGTTGAGATTCTACCCAATGCTCAGAATGTCAAAAAGATTCAAAACTGGACCCTTTGTCGATGAAATTCAATAAATGAGAAAAATCATAATTTTACTTGTTGCAATTTATTCTGGAATTATCTTCGCGCAATCAGGCGCGAAGTATTTAATTATCACGCACGACGACTTTGCTAATGCCATTCAACCTTTAGCCCAATGGAAACATAAAAAAGGACTGCCAACAAGAGTTGTTACCCTTTCTGAGATAAACGCCACTCCCGAATCACTTTCTGCAATTAAACGCTATATCAGTAATGCTTATAATACTTGGAATCCAAGACCGGAATATGTGCTCTTAGTTGGAAGTCCTTTACATATTAAGACTGACCAGAATAAGTATGACGATTATTATGCGAACATAACTGGTGATTACAAAATGGAACTTTCCCTTGGCAGATTTTCCTGTTCCACTGCAGTGCATTGTAGTGTAATGGTTGCCAAGACACTTAATTATGAACGCACACCATATATATTAGACACACTTTGGTATAAAAAGGCAACTGGTATTGTGCGAGAAGACCTTGGTGCGGTCGATTCAGTTTATTGGGCAAATATGCGCTATATTTTTGGTTTATGGCAGAATGCCAATTTTATACATATTGATTCCTTTTCCAGACAAAGACAAGATTCTGCCCGGCATGTTATCTCAGCAATTGATGATGGTCGGACATTTGTCGTTTTTCGCGGTCAGGGTGTTGGTAATTGGTGGGCACCGTTTAATCTTGACCCGGAACAAACTAATAATGGTTTTAAGTTACCAATTGTGATTTCTGGAACTTGTGCTACGATAAATTTAAGTTATTTAGAACCACATTATCTGGGTGAGAGATTTCTAAGAGCCGGCAGTGTTAATAATCCTAAGGGTGCAGTTGCCTTTGTCGGCACAACCAATTCTGAAGCCGGTTCCGGATTAGCCCAACTCAGAGGAATAGTCACAGTAAATATTGCCAAAGCAATTTTCACTGAAGGATTTTATAAATTGGGTGACGCATTAAAAAGAGGTAAATTTCTGGCAGATTCCATAAGACCATCAGGATGGACTTCAATTCGCTACCGAGAATGGAATCTGCTTGGTGACCCAGAATTATGTATTTGGACCAGTGTGCCGAAAACTTTAAGCGTGATTTATGATTCAATAATCTCAAGTTCCCAGACCAATATTTCTGCTCAAGTTAAAATTGGCACAACACCATTACCTAATGCTTTAGTTTGTGTTATGAAAGATACGATTTACCGCTATGGCACAACTAATAGTAATGGCATAATAAATTTTACAATTCCACCGCAAAACTCTGGGATATTTTTTATCACCGTGACCGCAAGAAATTGTAAGCCGTTTGAAGGAACGATTCGCATTACAACCACTGAAGTTGAAGAATATTCAACAGTCAATAGTCAAAATTCAAAAATTATCTTCACCGTATCACCCAATCCCTGCCGAAATATTGTAAATATTAATTGGTTAATTCCTCAGGACAGATGGCAAATGACGATTTATGATGCCTTAGGCAGGCAAATTCCAAATTCTAAATTCCAAATTCCAAATTCCAAGTTAGATATTAGCGATTTGCCTAAGGGTGTTTATATGATTGTGATCAGAAGAAATGAAACTGAGCGTTTTGCTCAAAAATTAGTAAAAAGATGAAGCAAGTCAAAACAAGACGACCTTTTTGTTATTCTGAATTTTACGCGGTGCGTAGCGACTGCGAGCCGAAGGAACTCAAATATTCTATTTTTTCGCTGTTGAGATACCTCGCCCGTATTGGGCTCAGAATGACATCTGTTCACATTGTCATTCTGAGTGCAATGAAGGGTCTCAAATTGCTGTGTTCCTTTACTTTTGAGATTCTTTGGTCAGACAGAATTATTTATAGAGAATTAATGATAAAAAAGGAGCATTAAGATGAAAAAAGTTTTACTATTAATATTTACTATAATCAGTTTCAGTTTTGCTCTGAATGGCGCGAAATATCTCATTATTACCCACGATAATTTCTATAATGCAATCCTGCCTTTAGCCCAATGGAAACATAAGAAAGGTGTGCCCACAAAAGTAGTTACACTTTCAGAAATTGGTGCAACTCCAACTGCAATCTCAACTATTAAGAATTATATTGTTAATGCTTACAACACTTGGAATCCGAGACCAGAGTATGTTTTGTTGGTAGGTGCTCCCAATTTTATCTATAGTGAGAATAATGCTTATGATGATTATTATGGTAATATGACTGGTGATTATTTAATGGAGTTGCCGGTCGGGCGGTTTTCCTGTACTAATGTCAGCGAATGTAGTCTTATGGTGACAAAAACCCTGGGCTATGAACGCAGTCCTTATCTTACAGATTCTCTCTGGTTTAGAAAGGGAACGACCATAGTTAGAGAAGATAATGATGGTGGCACCAGTGATTCAATATACTGGGCAGATGTGCGGTATTGTGCAGGATTGATGAGTAATGCCGGTTATATTCAAATAGATTCGTTTTCTAAAAATCGCGGGCATTCATATATTGATGTTGAATCAGCAATTAATGATGGTAGGACCTATGTCCTTTTTAGAGGTCAAAGCGTAGGCTCAACTTGGTGGAGCCCATTTGGTGTAACACCTAGTTCTTTAGTTAACGGGTTTAAATTACCGGTCATTATTTCAGCGACTTGTTATACAATGAGTTTAAGTGGTAGTCTATATTTAGGCGAAAGATTTATGAGAGCAGGCAGTGTAACAAATCCGAAAGGTGCGGTTGGATTTTTAGGCACTACCCAAAGCGGTAGCGGTATTGCACAATGTCGGAGTGCAGTTGCTAAGGGATTTTTCCGGTCAATATTCAATGATAAAATTTATAAACTTGGAGATGCTTTTAAGCGTGCAAAATTTATTGCCGATTCAATATACCCTACTAATTGGACAACTGTTCGCTACCGCGAATGGAATCTGCTTGGTGACCCAGAACTTAATCTCTGGACTAATAAGCCGAGACAATTAACTGTCTTGCACGATACAATAATTTATACTGGACTCCAAACATATACCGTCACAGTAAAAATCGGCACGACTTTTCTGAATGATGCTTTAGTTTGTCTAATGATGAACGACAGTGTGATTTATCAATATGGTTATACCAACAGTTCCGGGACTGTCAGTTTTTCCATTGACCCACCAACACCAGGAACTATGTCTGTCACTGTTACTGCGGTTAATTGTATTCCTTATGAAAAAAATGTTACAGTTCAACTTGGCGGTAATGTTCACGATGTTGGTATTCTCGCAATTCTTGAACCCACAGGCACAATTGGCTCAGGAACAAGTGTTTATCCCAAAGTTTTAATTAAGAATTATGGCACTTATACTGATACTTTTCCGGTGACATTTAAGATTGGCTCAGTATATACACAAACAATTAATCAGGTAGTTTTAGGTCCAGGAGATACTGT
Coding sequences:
- a CDS encoding macro domain-containing protein, whose product is MAPVRSWINKSTLEIVLGDITQQTTEAIVNSANPNLEPGRGVSGAIHRAAGPELAEECKNLGGCKTTEAKLTKGYNLKAKYVIHTVGPVFRYREKDAIDLRNTYLNCLKLALENGIKSIAFPSISTGIYGYPIREASEIALTAIKDFLRKNHGIDLVRIVLLKDEDFRIYKQTAERLRI
- a CDS encoding C25 family cysteine peptidase; this translates as MRKIIILLVAIYSGIIFAQSGAKYLIITHDDFANAIQPLAQWKHKKGLPTRVVTLSEINATPESLSAIKRYISNAYNTWNPRPEYVLLVGSPLHIKTDQNKYDDYYANITGDYKMELSLGRFSCSTAVHCSVMVAKTLNYERTPYILDTLWYKKATGIVREDLGAVDSVYWANMRYIFGLWQNANFIHIDSFSRQRQDSARHVISAIDDGRTFVVFRGQGVGNWWAPFNLDPEQTNNGFKLPIVISGTCATINLSYLEPHYLGERFLRAGSVNNPKGAVAFVGTTNSEAGSGLAQLRGIVTVNIAKAIFTEGFYKLGDALKRGKFLADSIRPSGWTSIRYREWNLLGDPELCIWTSVPKTLSVIYDSIISSSQTNISAQVKIGTTPLPNALVCVMKDTIYRYGTTNSNGIINFTIPPQNSGIFFITVTARNCKPFEGTIRITTTEVEEYSTVNSQNSKIIFTVSPNPCRNIVNINWLIPQDRWQMTIYDALGRQIPNSKFQIPNSKLDISDLPKGVYMIVIRRNETERFAQKLVKR